A DNA window from Ipomoea triloba cultivar NCNSP0323 chromosome 10, ASM357664v1 contains the following coding sequences:
- the LOC116032184 gene encoding auxin-responsive protein IAA20-like isoform X2 yields MSMMDLQLGLALPRTGFELNCWEVDEANKNCRQKMMKSRRFDEASKEESGAENDVEVIPTLPLLVWDKNPHHTNNEDSDSTNTNREDGDEEGVVGWPPINSVKRKLYHLQRHRCCEVNVENGGGGHWRRLNNSLFVKVKMEGVGIARKIDLTAHHSYQTLTNTLIALFGRSEEEVEAYTLTYEDKEGVWVVAGDVAWRTFIQSVHRLKLVKKGE; encoded by the exons ATGAGTATGATGGATCTTCAACTGGGACTGGCTCTTCCAAGAACTGGGTTTGAGCTTAATTGCTGGGAAGTTGATGAAGCAAACAAGAATTGTCGTCAAAAAATGATGAAGAGCAGAAGATTTGACGAAGCCTCTAAGGAGGAGTCTGGTGCAGAGAATGATGTTGAAGTGATTCCAACTCTGCCTTTGCTTGTTTGGGACAAGAATCCTCATCACACAAATAATGAGGATAGCGACTCTACCAATACTAACAG agaaGATGGGGATGAAGAAGGTGTGGTGGGTTGGCCTCCCATCAACTCAGTAAAAAGGAAGCTCTACCACCTGCAGCGCCACCGCTGCTGCGAGGTGAATGTTGAAAATGGCGGCGGCGGCCACTGGAGAAGATTAAACAACTCGCTGTTTGTGAAGGTGAAGATGGAGGGTGTAGGAATAGCAAGAAAGATTGACCTAACTGCTCATCACTCTTACCAAACACTCACTAACACCTTAATTGCCTTGTTCGGAAGAA GTGAGGAAGAAGTGGAGGCATATACGCTGACTTATGAAGACAAGGAAGGTGTGTGGGTGGTTGCAGGGGATGTAGCATGGAG AACATTCATCCAGTCAGTGCATAGACTAAAACTGGTTAAGAAAGGGGAATGA
- the LOC116032184 gene encoding auxin-responsive protein IAA28-like isoform X1, with protein sequence MSMMDLQLGLALPRTGFELNCWEVDEANKNCRQKMMKSRRFDEASKEESGAENDVEVIPTLPLLVWDKNPHHTNNEDSDSTNTNREDGDEEGVVGWPPINSVKRKLYHLQRHRCCEVNVENGGGGHWRRLNNSLFVKVKMEGVGIARKIDLTAHHSYQTLTNTLIALFGRNTGEEEVEAYTLTYEDKEGVWVVAGDVAWRTFIQSVHRLKLVKKGE encoded by the exons ATGAGTATGATGGATCTTCAACTGGGACTGGCTCTTCCAAGAACTGGGTTTGAGCTTAATTGCTGGGAAGTTGATGAAGCAAACAAGAATTGTCGTCAAAAAATGATGAAGAGCAGAAGATTTGACGAAGCCTCTAAGGAGGAGTCTGGTGCAGAGAATGATGTTGAAGTGATTCCAACTCTGCCTTTGCTTGTTTGGGACAAGAATCCTCATCACACAAATAATGAGGATAGCGACTCTACCAATACTAACAG agaaGATGGGGATGAAGAAGGTGTGGTGGGTTGGCCTCCCATCAACTCAGTAAAAAGGAAGCTCTACCACCTGCAGCGCCACCGCTGCTGCGAGGTGAATGTTGAAAATGGCGGCGGCGGCCACTGGAGAAGATTAAACAACTCGCTGTTTGTGAAGGTGAAGATGGAGGGTGTAGGAATAGCAAGAAAGATTGACCTAACTGCTCATCACTCTTACCAAACACTCACTAACACCTTAATTGCCTTGTTCGGAAGAA ATACAGGTGAGGAAGAAGTGGAGGCATATACGCTGACTTATGAAGACAAGGAAGGTGTGTGGGTGGTTGCAGGGGATGTAGCATGGAG AACATTCATCCAGTCAGTGCATAGACTAAAACTGGTTAAGAAAGGGGAATGA